A region of Nostoc sp. 'Peltigera membranacea cyanobiont' N6 DNA encodes the following proteins:
- a CDS encoding trifunctional serine/threonine-protein kinase/ATP-binding protein/sensor histidine kinase encodes MVSTLVSIPGYRISEELYTGSRTVVYRGYRETDSLPVAIKLLKNPYPDFNELLSFRNQYTIAKNLNSPLIVQTYSLQAYQNGYALVMEDFGGISLKDWEVKGRGQSLQEFLEIAIALCNTLDILYRERIIHKDIKPANILINPETKQVKLIDFSIASLLPRETQTLVNPNVLEGTLAYISPEQTGRMNRGIDYRTDFYSLGVTFYELLTGVLPFESNDPMELVHSHIAKLPPLLGNREEIPQVICDIVMKLMAKNAESRYQSALGLKFDLENCLHQLQVSGEIQSFEIGQRDVCDRFIIPDKLYGREIEAETLLQAFERVSLGATEMMLVAGFSGIGKTAVVNEVHKPIVRQRGYFIKGKYDQFQRNIPFSAFVQAFRDLMGQLLTESDVELEQWKNQILETVGENGQVIIEVIPELEKIIGEQSPAVELSGTAAQNRFNLLFQKFTQVFTSAEHPLVMFLDDLQWADSASLKLMQLLMADTGHLFIIGAYRDNEVNPAHPLMLTLSEIQKKQAVINTITLTPLSQSQINQLVADTLKSTENLALPLSQLVYQKTKGNPFFATQFLKALHEENLIQFNLELGCWQCDLSKINQQALTDDVVEFMALQLEKLPLATQNILKLAACIGNQFDLTTLAIVSEHLEVETAANLWKALQEGLILPLSDVYKFYQQESLVISHLSLVDSQKQMTNDNGEMTVSYKFLHDRVQQAAYSLIPDDQKQTTHYQIGQLLLQQISAQARVDRIFEIVNQLNHGTVLITQPTEREELAGLNLIACRKAKTSTAYQAAREYATVGLSLLAENTWQQQYEMTLALYELAAEVAMLNGNFEAMEQFIDIVIQQAHSLPEKVNVYCIRIQSHISQSKLTSAIAIAQPILQQLGITFPETPTPSDIQQEIQQIKELIGDREIADLVHLPEMTDAEKLGTLQIVNIISPAAYLTGSALYPLLNTLSVKLSIQYGNTSTSAFGYANYANILCNFFQVVDTGSQFASLALQIISKLDAKASKTDVLMILGLFVVHRNSHIQETLPLLQEGYTTAIEFGNLVLAGYNGHSFCLNSFWSSQPLATLEQDISAYCHSLMQLNQLTTANYCRIYWQPVLNLLGVAEHTTLLSGKAFEEIEFLQQLESAKDGYGLYIFHLYKLMLCFLFEEIEPAKNHAIEVRRYFMAGAGLVTEPVFYLYDSLLTLAQLNPQLDAASEVLQGVTENQTKLQQWAYHAPMNYQHKVDLVAAEKCRVLGQKAEAIEFYDKAITLAKANEYTQEEALANELAAKFYLDWGRQRIAGDYMIEAYYAYSRWGAKAKVADLEARYPQLLRPILEQTRSPLSTHETLFTLGSVTSSSSAISSTNVSLALDLATILKASHTISGEIELENLLSSLLSIVIENAGADKCVLMLLRDSHLLIKGSITIGSKPVVLQRIPIEDSQDIPHRLIYKVKHDKQTAVIVDASADRTLANDPYIIRQQPKSILCSPILHQGKLLGILYLENNLATGAFTSDRVELLNLLCTQAAISLENARLYERSQQYAQQLEQALNNLQNAQLQIVQSEKMSALGNLVAGVAHEINNPVGCIIGNVAAVQNSINDLFGLIDLYQEEFPQPSPTIAEELETIDLEYLRDDLPKLIRAMKDGGDRIKSISKSLRTFSRADSDQKQTFNLHEGIDSTILILRHRLKASETRPAIEVVTKYGNLPQVECFPGQLNQVFMNILANAIDALEESNQGRSFAEVQANPNCITIQTSVENEMIKIAIADNGKGMNEQIKSKIFDHLFTTKAVGKGTGLGLAIARQIVEETHGGKLSFNSVLGEGTEFIIEIPG; translated from the coding sequence ATGGTTAGCACTCTTGTCAGTATTCCCGGATATCGCATCAGCGAAGAACTCTACACTGGTTCGAGAACCGTAGTTTATCGCGGCTATCGAGAGACTGACTCATTACCTGTAGCCATTAAACTGCTGAAAAATCCATATCCAGATTTTAACGAACTCTTGTCGTTTCGGAATCAATACACCATTGCTAAAAATCTCAACTCTCCCCTGATTGTCCAAACCTACAGCCTCCAAGCATACCAAAATGGCTATGCGCTGGTGATGGAAGACTTTGGGGGAATTTCTCTCAAGGATTGGGAAGTTAAGGGAAGGGGGCAATCTCTACAGGAGTTTTTAGAAATTGCGATCGCACTCTGCAATACCTTAGATATATTGTATCGAGAGCGGATTATTCATAAAGATATCAAACCAGCCAATATTTTAATTAATCCCGAAACCAAACAAGTTAAGTTAATCGACTTTAGTATTGCATCTTTACTACCACGAGAAACGCAGACACTTGTCAATCCTAATGTTTTAGAAGGGACACTAGCTTATATTTCCCCAGAACAAACGGGGAGGATGAATCGGGGGATTGATTACCGCACAGATTTCTATTCTTTGGGTGTGACATTCTACGAATTACTTACGGGAGTTTTACCATTTGAATCAAACGATCCGATGGAGTTGGTACATTCTCATATTGCTAAACTTCCACCACTTTTAGGCAATAGAGAAGAGATTCCCCAAGTTATTTGTGATATTGTCATGAAATTGATGGCAAAAAATGCCGAATCCAGATATCAAAGTGCATTGGGACTGAAGTTTGATTTAGAAAATTGTTTACATCAACTACAAGTTTCTGGTGAAATTCAAAGTTTTGAAATTGGGCAACGGGATGTGTGCGATCGCTTCATCATTCCCGACAAACTCTACGGACGAGAAATCGAAGCAGAAACTTTACTGCAAGCATTTGAGCGAGTCAGTCTTGGTGCAACAGAAATGATGCTGGTAGCAGGTTTTTCAGGGATTGGGAAAACCGCCGTTGTCAACGAAGTTCATAAACCAATTGTTCGGCAACGCGGCTACTTCATCAAAGGGAAATATGACCAATTTCAACGCAATATTCCCTTCTCTGCTTTTGTACAAGCATTTCGGGATTTAATGGGGCAATTGTTAACCGAAAGTGATGTCGAACTAGAGCAATGGAAAAATCAAATATTAGAAACTGTTGGAGAGAACGGTCAGGTAATTATTGAAGTCATTCCCGAATTAGAAAAAATCATTGGCGAACAATCACCAGCAGTAGAATTATCAGGAACGGCAGCCCAAAATCGCTTTAATTTATTGTTTCAAAAATTCACCCAAGTCTTTACTAGCGCCGAACATCCATTAGTGATGTTTTTAGATGATTTACAATGGGCTGATTCAGCATCATTAAAGTTGATGCAGCTATTAATGGCTGATACAGGTCATCTTTTCATCATTGGTGCTTATCGGGATAATGAAGTCAATCCAGCCCATCCATTAATGCTGACTTTGAGCGAAATCCAAAAAAAACAAGCAGTCATTAATACTATTACTTTAACACCCCTGAGTCAATCCCAAATCAATCAATTAGTCGCTGATACCCTAAAGAGTACAGAAAATTTGGCATTACCCCTTTCACAATTAGTCTATCAAAAAACTAAAGGCAACCCATTTTTTGCCACCCAATTTCTCAAAGCCCTACACGAAGAAAATCTCATTCAATTTAACTTGGAGTTAGGCTGTTGGCAATGCGATCTATCCAAAATTAATCAACAAGCCTTGACCGATGATGTCGTAGAATTTATGGCGTTGCAGTTAGAGAAGTTACCCTTAGCAACCCAGAATATTCTGAAGTTAGCCGCTTGTATTGGCAATCAGTTCGATCTAACAACATTAGCAATTGTTTCAGAACACTTAGAGGTAGAAACCGCAGCCAATTTATGGAAAGCATTGCAAGAAGGTTTGATTTTACCGCTCAGTGATGTTTATAAGTTTTATCAACAAGAGTCATTAGTCATTAGTCATCTGTCATTAGTAGATAGTCAAAAACAAATGACCAATGACAATGGAGAAATGACAGTTTCTTATAAATTTTTGCACGATCGCGTTCAACAAGCAGCCTATTCCCTAATTCCCGATGACCAAAAACAAACGACTCATTACCAAATTGGACAACTGCTTCTACAACAGATTTCCGCACAAGCTAGAGTTGACCGGATTTTTGAAATCGTCAATCAATTAAATCACGGAACTGTTTTAATTACCCAACCAACAGAACGAGAAGAATTAGCTGGACTCAATTTAATTGCCTGTCGCAAAGCCAAAACTTCAACCGCCTATCAAGCAGCGCGTGAATATGCGACAGTGGGATTGTCTTTGTTGGCAGAAAATACTTGGCAGCAGCAGTATGAAATGACCCTCGCCTTATATGAATTAGCTGCGGAAGTAGCAATGCTAAATGGTAACTTTGAGGCGATGGAACAGTTCATTGATATTGTCATTCAACAGGCACACTCCTTACCTGAAAAAGTCAATGTTTACTGCATTAGAATTCAATCTCATATTTCCCAAAGTAAACTGACATCAGCGATCGCGATCGCCCAACCAATCTTACAACAGCTTGGTATAACCTTTCCTGAAACACCGACACCATCAGATATTCAACAGGAAATCCAACAGATTAAGGAACTCATTGGAGATCGGGAAATCGCTGATTTGGTTCACTTGCCTGAAATGACCGATGCAGAAAAACTCGGTACTCTTCAAATTGTCAATATCATCAGCCCAGCAGCTTACCTCACTGGCTCTGCGCTGTACCCATTGCTGAATACTTTGTCCGTTAAACTATCAATTCAGTACGGTAACACATCGACTTCTGCTTTCGGCTATGCGAACTATGCCAATATTCTCTGCAATTTCTTCCAAGTCGTGGATACAGGATCGCAGTTTGCTTCTCTGGCACTCCAGATTATTTCAAAACTCGATGCCAAAGCAAGTAAAACAGATGTTTTGATGATCTTGGGGTTATTTGTTGTACACCGCAACTCTCACATTCAAGAAACACTACCCCTCTTGCAAGAAGGTTACACCACTGCCATAGAATTTGGGAACTTGGTACTTGCTGGGTACAATGGTCACAGTTTTTGTCTCAATTCTTTTTGGAGCAGTCAACCCCTGGCTACCTTAGAGCAGGATATTTCCGCCTACTGTCATAGTTTGATGCAATTAAATCAATTGACAACCGCAAATTATTGTCGGATTTATTGGCAACCTGTTTTAAATTTGCTGGGTGTTGCAGAACATACCACCCTTTTGTCTGGAAAAGCCTTTGAAGAAATAGAATTTCTCCAGCAGCTAGAGTCTGCCAAAGATGGATATGGATTGTATATTTTCCATTTATATAAACTAATGCTTTGTTTCTTGTTTGAAGAAATTGAGCCAGCGAAAAATCATGCTATTGAAGTCAGGCGCTATTTTATGGCTGGTGCGGGATTAGTCACCGAACCAGTATTTTATCTTTATGATTCTCTGCTAACTTTGGCACAATTAAATCCACAGTTAGATGCAGCATCAGAAGTATTGCAGGGTGTAACAGAAAACCAAACCAAATTACAGCAATGGGCGTATCATGCACCCATGAATTATCAACATAAGGTTGATTTGGTAGCGGCAGAAAAATGCCGAGTGTTAGGACAAAAAGCCGAAGCAATTGAGTTTTACGATAAGGCGATAACTCTAGCCAAAGCTAACGAATATACCCAAGAAGAAGCACTTGCTAACGAACTGGCAGCAAAATTCTACCTAGATTGGGGCAGACAGCGCATTGCTGGGGACTACATGATTGAAGCCTACTATGCATACTCTCGTTGGGGTGCAAAAGCCAAAGTCGCTGACCTAGAAGCTCGCTATCCGCAACTACTTAGACCTATATTAGAGCAAACCCGTTCTCCTCTCTCCACTCACGAAACTCTGTTCACATTGGGTAGTGTCACCTCCAGCAGTTCGGCCATATCCAGTACTAATGTTTCTCTGGCTTTAGATTTAGCTACTATTCTCAAAGCTTCTCATACTATTTCCGGTGAAATCGAACTGGAAAATCTACTCTCATCGTTGCTTTCAATCGTCATCGAAAATGCGGGGGCTGATAAATGCGTGTTAATGCTCTTGCGAGACTCGCACCTGTTAATCAAAGGGTCAATTACCATAGGTTCAAAGCCAGTTGTCTTGCAGCGTATTCCCATTGAAGATAGCCAGGACATTCCCCACAGACTGATTTACAAAGTCAAGCATGACAAGCAAACTGCTGTAATAGTTGATGCAAGTGCCGATCGCACCTTAGCCAATGACCCCTATATCATCCGTCAGCAGCCCAAAAGTATCTTGTGTAGCCCGATTTTGCATCAAGGGAAGTTGCTGGGCATTTTATATCTAGAAAATAATTTAGCAACGGGGGCGTTCACCAGCGATCGCGTCGAACTGCTCAACTTACTCTGCACTCAAGCCGCGATTTCTTTGGAAAATGCTCGACTTTATGAGCGATCGCAGCAATATGCCCAACAACTAGAACAGGCATTAAACAATCTGCAAAATGCCCAACTCCAAATAGTTCAAAGTGAAAAAATGTCTGCACTCGGTAACTTAGTCGCCGGAGTTGCCCACGAAATCAACAATCCCGTTGGCTGTATTATTGGCAACGTTGCCGCTGTCCAAAATTCCATCAATGACCTATTTGGACTGATTGACCTCTATCAAGAGGAATTCCCGCAACCCAGCCCCACCATTGCAGAGGAATTAGAGACAATCGACCTGGAATATTTACGGGATGATTTACCCAAATTAATCAGAGCGATGAAAGATGGTGGCGATCGCATCAAGTCTATCAGCAAGAGTCTCCGCACTTTCTCCCGTGCCGATAGCGACCAAAAACAAACCTTCAATCTCCACGAAGGCATTGATAGCACCATCTTGATTTTACGCCATCGCCTCAAAGCTTCGGAGACTCGTCCAGCGATTGAAGTTGTCACCAAATATGGTAATTTACCTCAAGTAGAATGCTTTCCTGGGCAACTAAATCAGGTATTTATGAATATTTTGGCTAATGCTATTGATGCCTTAGAAGAATCTAATCAGGGACGCAGTTTTGCAGAAGTTCAAGCGAATCCTAACTGCATAACCATTCAAACATCGGTCGAAAATGAAATGATAAAAATTGCGATCGCTGATAATGGGAAGGGGATGAATGAACAAATCAAATCAAAAATATTTGACCATTTGTTTACTACGAAAGCTGTGGGTAAAGGGACGGGGTTGGGGTTGGCGATCGCTCGTCAAATTGTGGAAGAAACCCACGGCGGGAAATTGAGTTTTAACTCTGTTTTGGGTGAAGGAACCGAATTTATCATTGAAATTCCGGGATAA
- a CDS encoding trifunctional serine/threonine-protein kinase/ATP-binding protein/sensor histidine kinase: MVSNRVSIPGYRISEELYNGSRTVVYRGYRETDSLPVVIKLLKNPYPSFSELLSFRNQYTITKNLNSPPIVQTHSLEAYQNGYALVMEDFGGISLKDYFTSDQTRYIASSEEFLRIAIALCNILDILYRERIIHKDIKPANILINPETKQVKLIDFSIASLLPRETQTLINPNVLEGTLAYISPEQTGRMNRGIDYRTDFYSLGVTFYELLTGVLPFQSNDPMELVHSHIAKQPPLVIRDQIPQVISDIVMKLMTKNAEDRYQSALGLKFDLENCLHQLQFNGIISAFEIAQRDVCDRFIIPDKLYGRETEVSTLLQAFERVSNGATEMMLVAGFSGIGKTAVVNEVHKPIVRQCGYFIKGKYDQFNRNIPLSAFVQAFRDLMEQLLSESDTQLLQWKEKILSALGENGQVLIDVIPELEQIIGKQPAAPELGGSAALNRFNLLFSKFIALFATQQHPLVMFLDDLQWADSASLSLMQVLMSQSEMGYLLLIGAYRDNEVFPAHPLMLTLEEMKKDSATISTLILAPLSQSHINLLVADTLSCSTITAQPLSELVYQKTKGNPFFATQFLKALHQDGYVAYDFNVGHWQCDIAAVKLLSLTDDVVEFMAMQLQKLPDATQNVLKLAACIGAQFDLETLAIVSEFSSIDAATALWKALQEGLILPTSQIYKFFQGTQQSDSEDTVNPTYRFLHDRVQQAAYSLIPDDNKQATHLQIGQLLQQKLSETEQAEKLFDIVGHLNRGRALLTQPSEQEALAQLNLKAGTKARSATAYTAARVYLQTGIELLQPDCWQNQYELTVNLYVAAAEASYLNGDIEGMEQLAAVVLPQAQTILDKVKIYEVKIAERTSQNQMLEAIAIGIEALAQLGVDMPTAADETKISSALQQIHEQLSGREIAELVELPAMSDRTAQAAMQLLRLLFSPLYTIKRELLPMFSAKMVLLSLEFGNTPASTIGYVVYGMVLWIFFGDVETGYRFGQLALSVLDVLNAQSMKSFTFALFGGFIQPYKEALRAALLTTKEGYKAGMETGDFHSSGYNILCYAYFSLFSGIELDLLEPELAAYSAALVEIKQGSTVTFVDIARQTVQNLRETVSQSDRLIGTAYDETVMLPQHQQNNQLTEMATLYIYKLLLAYCFGNYPAAFEYLTQLKSCWMVLSGLVLIPIFHFYAALTHLAVFPTQSEVEQAELLAAIVTHQTALHQWGHNAPMNYLHKWYLVEAERCRVLGEKVTASEYYDRAIALAIEHQFINEAALANELTAKFYLEWGKERIAQEYMTEAYYGYARWGAKAKVADLEKRYPQLLAAILQQTRTAFSVNETVFAVGTITSTSSATSSSSVSDTLDLKAILKASQTISGEIELEKLLLSLLSLVIENAGADKCVLMLLRDSRLLIKGSITTGSKPVVLQHLPIEDSQDIPHKLIYKVLHDRQTVVLINANADLTLANDPYIMRQQPQSILCSPILHQGKLLGILYLENNLATGAFTSDRVELLNLLCAQAAISLENARLYERSQQYAQQLEQALHNLQNAQLQIIQSEKMSALGNLVAGVAHEMNNPLGFIAASLKQAKPTFTDITEHLKLYQETLPDKSEQILDHAEEIDLEYSLSDLPKMLDSMTMACDRLKNISTSLRTFSRADQDYKVPFNIHQGIDSTILILKHRLKANEHRPDIEVVTNYDNLPQIECFPGQLNQVFMNLLANAIDALEESNYGRSFEEVKANPNCITITTSIENNLVKIAILDNGKGMSEQVKYKIFDHLFTTKAVGKGTGLGLAIARQIVEETHGGKLSFNSALGQGTEFIIEIPV, encoded by the coding sequence ATGGTCAGCAATCGTGTTAGTATTCCCGGATATCGCATCAGTGAAGAACTATACAATGGTTCGAGAACCGTAGTTTATCGAGGGTATCGAGAGACTGACTCATTACCAGTAGTGATTAAACTGCTGAAAAATCCTTATCCCAGCTTCTCTGAACTCTTGTCGTTTCGCAATCAGTACACCATTACCAAAAATCTTAACTCACCCCCGATCGTTCAAACTCATAGCCTGGAAGCGTACCAAAATGGCTATGCGTTGGTGATGGAAGACTTTGGCGGGATTTCTCTCAAAGATTATTTCACCTCTGACCAGACGCGATATATCGCCTCTAGTGAAGAGTTTTTACGAATTGCGATCGCACTCTGCAACATTTTAGATATATTGTATCGGGAGCGAATTATTCATAAAGACATCAAACCTGCCAATATTTTAATTAATCCAGAAACCAAACAAGTTAAATTAATCGACTTTAGTATCGCCTCCTTACTACCACGGGAAACGCAGACACTCATCAACCCCAATGTCTTAGAAGGGACACTTGCTTATATTTCCCCAGAACAAACGGGGAGAATGAATCGGGGGATTGATTACCGAACTGATTTTTATTCTCTGGGTGTGACTTTCTACGAGTTACTTACTGGAGTTTTGCCATTTCAATCAAACGATCCAATGGAGTTGGTACATTCTCATATTGCAAAACAACCTCCTTTAGTTATCAGAGATCAGATACCGCAGGTGATTTCAGATATCGTGATGAAATTGATGACAAAGAATGCGGAAGATAGATATCAGAGTGCGTTGGGACTGAAGTTTGATTTAGAAAATTGTTTACATCAGCTACAATTTAATGGTATAATAAGTGCTTTTGAAATTGCACAAAGGGATGTGTGCGATCGCTTCATCATCCCTGATAAACTCTATGGACGAGAAACCGAGGTATCAACTCTATTGCAAGCCTTTGAAAGAGTCAGTAATGGCGCAACAGAAATGATGCTGGTAGCTGGGTTTTCTGGAATTGGCAAAACCGCAGTTGTCAACGAAGTTCATAAACCGATTGTGCGACAGTGCGGCTACTTCATCAAAGGTAAATATGACCAGTTCAACCGCAACATTCCTTTGAGTGCTTTTGTCCAGGCTTTTCGTGACTTGATGGAGCAATTGCTGAGTGAAAGCGATACTCAACTGTTGCAGTGGAAAGAGAAAATCTTGTCTGCTTTAGGTGAAAATGGGCAAGTTTTAATAGATGTCATTCCCGAACTAGAGCAAATTATCGGCAAACAGCCAGCAGCCCCAGAACTCGGTGGTAGTGCTGCTTTAAACCGCTTCAACTTGTTATTTAGCAAGTTCATAGCCCTGTTCGCTACACAGCAGCATCCTTTGGTAATGTTTCTCGATGACTTGCAGTGGGCAGATTCCGCTTCACTAAGCTTGATGCAAGTGTTGATGAGTCAAAGCGAGATGGGTTATCTGCTGCTGATTGGGGCATACCGAGATAACGAAGTCTTTCCGGCTCATCCCTTAATGCTGACATTAGAGGAGATGAAGAAAGACTCAGCAACCATCAGCACTCTAATTCTGGCCCCTTTAAGTCAATCTCATATCAATCTTTTGGTTGCCGACACCCTCAGTTGTTCCACAATCACAGCGCAACCTTTGAGTGAGTTAGTTTATCAAAAAACCAAAGGCAACCCGTTCTTTGCTACCCAATTTCTCAAAGCTTTGCATCAGGATGGCTACGTTGCTTATGACTTCAATGTAGGACATTGGCAGTGCGATATTGCAGCAGTGAAATTGCTCTCGCTCACTGATGATGTAGTCGAGTTTATGGCAATGCAATTGCAAAAGTTGCCCGATGCAACCCAAAATGTCCTCAAACTTGCTGCCTGTATTGGCGCTCAATTTGATTTAGAGACATTGGCTATAGTTTCAGAATTTTCTTCAATCGATGCCGCAACAGCATTGTGGAAAGCTTTGCAAGAAGGCTTGATTTTACCCACGAGTCAGATTTACAAGTTTTTTCAGGGTACACAACAGTCTGACTCAGAGGATACAGTTAATCCAACCTATCGATTTTTACACGATCGCGTCCAGCAAGCCGCCTATTCTCTGATTCCTGATGACAACAAACAAGCAACCCACCTGCAAATTGGACAGCTACTTCAGCAAAAGCTCTCGGAAACAGAGCAAGCAGAAAAGCTGTTTGATATTGTCGGACACCTGAACCGGGGACGGGCATTACTCACACAACCGAGCGAGCAAGAAGCGCTAGCACAACTGAATTTGAAAGCTGGAACGAAAGCCAGAAGTGCTACCGCCTACACAGCCGCAAGGGTTTATCTGCAAACTGGGATAGAGTTACTCCAGCCCGACTGCTGGCAAAATCAGTACGAACTGACGGTAAATCTGTATGTAGCCGCCGCCGAAGCCAGTTACTTGAATGGTGACATTGAGGGCATGGAGCAGCTTGCCGCAGTGGTGTTGCCGCAGGCACAGACGATTCTCGACAAAGTGAAAATCTACGAAGTGAAAATCGCGGAACGCACAAGCCAAAACCAAATGTTAGAGGCGATCGCAATCGGCATAGAAGCACTTGCTCAATTGGGGGTAGATATGCCAACAGCAGCAGACGAAACCAAGATTAGCAGTGCTTTACAACAGATCCACGAGCAACTGAGCGGCAGAGAGATTGCCGAATTGGTTGAGCTGCCCGCGATGAGCGATCGCACCGCTCAAGCCGCCATGCAACTGTTAAGACTGTTATTTTCACCCCTGTACACGATTAAGCGAGAGCTACTGCCAATGTTTAGCGCAAAGATGGTATTGCTGTCGCTGGAGTTTGGCAATACCCCCGCCTCGACAATCGGCTATGTGGTTTATGGCATGGTGCTGTGGATTTTTTTCGGGGATGTCGAAACTGGCTACAGGTTTGGTCAATTAGCACTCTCGGTGCTTGATGTGTTGAATGCTCAAAGCATGAAGTCCTTCACGTTCGCTTTGTTTGGGGGTTTCATTCAACCTTACAAAGAAGCGCTACGGGCAGCCCTACTGACAACCAAAGAGGGCTACAAAGCTGGCATGGAAACAGGCGATTTTCACTCCAGTGGCTACAACATACTTTGTTACGCTTATTTTTCGCTTTTTTCGGGTATAGAGCTAGACCTGTTAGAACCGGAATTAGCGGCTTACAGTGCTGCTTTGGTTGAGATCAAACAAGGTTCAACAGTTACTTTTGTTGACATTGCGAGGCAAACAGTACAGAATTTGCGAGAAACGGTGAGCCAGAGCGATCGCTTAATCGGCACTGCCTATGATGAAACCGTGATGCTGCCACAGCACCAGCAGAATAATCAACTCACCGAAATGGCTACGCTCTACATCTACAAACTGCTACTTGCCTACTGTTTTGGTAATTATCCGGCAGCCTTCGAGTACCTCACCCAACTCAAGTCCTGTTGGATGGTGTTATCGGGATTGGTTTTGATTCCCATTTTCCATTTTTATGCGGCGCTAACGCACCTGGCAGTCTTCCCCACCCAGTCAGAAGTTGAGCAGGCTGAACTGCTTGCTGCGATCGTCACCCATCAAACGGCTCTGCATCAATGGGGGCACAATGCCCCAATGAACTACTTGCACAAATGGTATCTGGTAGAAGCAGAGAGATGCCGGGTGTTGGGTGAAAAAGTTACTGCTAGCGAGTATTATGACCGGGCGATCGCGCTGGCTATTGAACACCAGTTCATCAACGAAGCAGCTTTAGCCAATGAACTGACTGCTAAGTTCTACCTGGAATGGGGCAAAGAACGCATTGCCCAAGAATACATGACCGAAGCCTACTACGGCTATGCTCGCTGGGGAGCAAAGGCCAAAGTTGCAGACTTAGAAAAACGCTATCCCCAACTGCTGGCTGCCATATTACAACAAACCCGCACCGCTTTCTCAGTCAACGAAACCGTCTTTGCTGTAGGAACCATCACCTCCACCAGTTCTGCCACTTCAAGCAGTAGTGTCTCAGATACCCTAGATTTAAAAGCTATTCTCAAAGCTTCTCAAACTATTTCTGGCGAAATCGAACTCGAAAAACTGCTTTTATCCTTACTTTCACTTGTCATCGAAAATGCGGGGGCTGATAAATGCGTGTTAATGCTCTTGCGAGACTCGCGCCTGTTAATCAAAGGGTCAATTACCACAGGTTCAAAGCCAGTTGTCTTGCAACATCTTCCTATTGAAGATAGTCAGGACATTCCCCACAAGCTGATTTACAAAGTCTTGCATGACAGGCAAACTGTTGTGCTAATTAATGCAAATGCCGATCTGACTCTAGCCAACGACCCATATATCATGCGTCAGCAGCCTCAGAGTATTTTGTGTAGCCCGATTTTGCATCAAGGGAAATTGCTGGGCATTTTATATCTAGAAAATAATTTAGCAACGGGAGCATTTACAAGCGATCGCGTCGAACTACTCAACTTACTTTGCGCTCAAGCCGCGATTTCTCTGGAAAATGCCCGACTTTATGAGCGATCGCAGCAATATGCCCAACAATTAGAACAGGCATTACACAACTTGCAAAACGCCCAATTACAAATTATCCAAAGTGAGAAAATGTCTGCTTTGGGTAACTTAGTTGCTGGTGTTGCTCACGAAATGAATAATCCTTTAGGTTTTATTGCTGCCAGTCTAAAACAAGCTAAACCAACGTTTACTGATATTACCGAACACTTAAAACTCTATCAAGAAACTTTACCCGATAAGAGTGAACAAATCCTCGACCATGCCGAAGAAATTGACTTGGAATATAGCTTATCAGACTTGCCCAAAATGCTTGATTCGATGACGATGGCGTGCGATCGCCTCAAAAACATCAGCACCAGTTTACGTACTTTCTCTCGTGCAGACCAAGATTACAAAGTGCCTTTCAATATCCACCAAGGGATTGATAGCACTATTTTAATTTTGAAACATCGTCTTAAGGCAAATGAACACCGTCCCGACATTGAAGTTGTCACAAATTACGATAATTTACCTCAAATTGAATGCTTCCCCGGCCAATTAAATCAGGTATTTATGAATCTTTTAGCAAATGCTATTGATGCATTAGAAGAATCTAATTATGGGCGAAGTTTTGAAGAAGTTAAAGCCAATCCTAACTGCATTACAATTACAACTTCAATCGAAAATAATCTAGTTAAAATTGCCATTCTGGATAATGGCAAGGGGATGAGTGAACAAGTAAAATATAAAATATTTGACCATTTATTTACGACGAAAGCTGTGGGTAAAGGCACGGGTTTGGGGTTAGCGATCGCTCGTCAAATTGTTGAAGAAACCCACGGCGGAAAATTGAGTTTTAACTCAGCTTTGGGTCAAGGAACAGAATTTATCATTGAAATTCCGGTATAA